Proteins encoded in a region of the Prunus persica cultivar Lovell chromosome G4, Prunus_persica_NCBIv2, whole genome shotgun sequence genome:
- the LOC18780695 gene encoding beta-amyrin 28-oxidase, whose protein sequence is METLYLTLSLGAAFLALTIFAVKGKSDDGKNLPPGSMGWPIVGETLEFLFGKPEIFVSKRMRRYSPEIFKTKILGEKTAVICGPNGHKFLFSNEQKYCTAFRPHSMQKMFRSYKAPAAQPAHDEEAKVLRSPGFLKPEALVRYLGIMDSITQEQMKAYWEGKDEVKVYPLAKTLTLGLACRFFLGIDEPGRIARFVSYFDDVTLGMHSLILNFPGTTFYKATKAADALRRELKTVIPEKKAAMASGASMHNVLSHMLEATDQTGKHMPEAEIADKIMGLLTAGYSTVATAMTFFMKHVGERPDIYAKVLAEHKEIAYSKKPGEFLEWEDINKMKYSWNVMYEVMRFTPPLQGTFREALTDFTYAGYTIPKGWKVYWTVSTTNMNPEYFPNPEKFDPSRYDDLSTFPAFTFVPFGGGPRMCPGKEYARIAILTFVHNVVMRFKWEVLFPKEKITGDMMPTPEKGLPVRLIRH, encoded by the exons ATGGAGACCCTTTACCTTACCCTATCTCTAGGTGCTGCTTTTTTAGCTCTAACCATCTTTGCAGTCAAAGGGAAATCAGATGATGGCAAAAACCTTCCACCGGGGAGCATGGGTTGGCCTATTGTGGGTGAAACTCTGGAGTTTCTGTTTGGGAAGCCAGAAATCTTTGTGTCCAAGAGGATGAGGAGGTACTCCCCTGAAATCTTCAAGACCAAGATTCTTGGAGAGAAAACTGCTGTTATTTGTGGTCCTAATGGACACAAATTTCTGTTTTCTAATGAGCAGAAGTATTGCACAGCTTTTCGACCACATTCAATGCAAAAGATGTTTCGTTCGTATAAGGCTCCAGCAGCACAACCTGCTCATGACGAAGAAGCCAAAGTGTTGAGGTCACCGGGGTTTTTGAAGCCGGAAGCATTGGTAAGGTACTTGGGGATAATGGACTCTATCACCCAAGAACAGATGAAGGCCTATTGGGAAGGCAAAGATGAGGTCAAGGTGTACCCTCTGGCCAAGACCCTCACTCTAGGCCTTGCCTGCAGATTCTTCTTGGGCATAGATGAGCCAGGAAGAATTGCAAGGTTTGTTAGCTATTTCGATGATGTGACTCTTGGGATGCATTCACTTATTCTGAATTTCCCAGGAACAACATTCTACAAAGCAACCAAAGCAGCCGATGCACTTAGAAGGGAGTTGAAGACTGTGATTCCAGAGAAGAAGGCTGCAATGGCATCAGGAGCTTCCATGCATAACGTATTATCACATATGCTTGAGGCTACTGACCAAACTGGCAAACACATGCCTGAGGCTGAGATTGCTGACAAGATCATGGGTTTGCTCACAGCAGGATACAGCACTGTGGCTACTGCCATGACTTTCTTCATGAAACATGTTGGAGAGAGGCCCGACATTTATGCCAAAGTCCTAGCTG AACATAAAGAGATTGCATACTCAAAGAAGCCTGGGGAATTTTTGGAGTGGGAAGACATCAACAAGATGAAATACTCATGGAATGTAATGTATGAGGTGATGAGATTCACACCACCACTTCAGGGAACATTCAGAGAGGCCTTGACTGATTTTACCTATGCTGGTTACACCATCCCAAAGGGCTGGAAG GTATATTGGACTGTTAGTACAACAAACATGAACCCAGAGTACTTTCCCAACCCAGAAAAATTTGACCCCTCAAGATATGACGACTTAAGTACATTCCCAGCTTTCACATTTGTTCCATTTGGAGGAGGACCAAGAATGTGCCCTGGCAAAGAGTATGCAAGGATTGCAATTCTCACTTTTGTTCACAATGTGGTGATGAGGTTCAAATGGGAAGTGTTGTTCCCAAAGGAAAAGATAACTGGCGACATGATGCCTACCCCAGAGAAAGGGCTTCCTGTTCGCCTTATACGTCACTAG